A genomic stretch from Aedes albopictus strain Foshan chromosome 2, AalbF5, whole genome shotgun sequence includes:
- the LOC109400294 gene encoding multidrug resistance-associated protein 1 isoform X14 — translation MEAHPMDDFCGSRFWDQNLTWYTEDPDLTTCFQQTVLVWTPCAFLWVFSLIELYYLRNSRNRNVPWSVLNITKLAIVSTLIVLTIVDLIKAISTDEAVAPVYFYTPVIKIATFAFAAGLIYLNKFYGMRTSGLMFLFWGFLVLCSIPRCRTEARAHQRRQEADSWADYHFASFFIFFAGSCLMFLLNFVIDKAPQQTKYEITDKDCPELSATFPSRLVFGWFDKLAWTGFKKPLVNDDLWNMKPEDASKEVSPLFMKYWNETLEKTYKTRKVHDVTSTASFKKQSARVDFKTIKTKKIASILPALIKAFGPTFAFGSFLKLGQDILTFASPQILRLIINFVGGEEPLWKGIFYALLLFFVAGTQTLFLAQYFNRMFFVGLRIRTALISAIYRKALIISNSARKGSTVGEIVNLMAVDAQRFMDLTTYINMLWSAPLQIALALFFLWEILGPSVLAGLAVMIILIPVNGVIANKIKTLQIKQMKNKDERVKLMNEVLSGIKVLKLYAWEPSFEQQILKIRDKEVKVLKSAAYLNAGTSFIWSCAPFLVSLITFSVYVLSDEKNVLTPVKAFVCLTLFDILKLPLVLLPMLIVYMVETSVSVKRINKFLNQEELDPDNVTHDEKESCPLVIEDGVFSWGDDETTLRNINIKVQKNELAAIVGTVGSGKSSVLSAFLGEMDKISGRVNTIGKIAYVSQQAWIQNATLQDNILFGKPMDTKLYNKVIAACALKPDIEMLPGGDQTEIGEKGINLSGGQKQRVSLARAVYSDADIYFLDDPLSAVDSHVGKHIFEQVIGENGLLAKKTRVLVTHGITYLPNTNVIYVMKDGEISESGSYQELMEKKGAFADFLIQHLQEVNEEEEDIDEIKAQLESNVSSEELKHKFERAISKRSRSGSTSSGGNESFSRQNSDISGSQSSLRRRTPEKKIPEEAQKNKLIEQEKSETGSVKWEVYKHYLKSIGLTLSVATVFLNMIFQGFSIGSNLWLSRWSTDEAAENDTSVRDMYLGVYGAFGAGQVLVQFVGSLTFALGAILAAKAMHEALLAYVLRWPMALFDTTPLGRVLNRFSKDVDTVDNVLPQLVRSFLTMFFSVVATLVVISISTPIFAAVIVPIGILYYAVQRFYVATSRQLKRLESVSRSPIYSHFGESIQGAQTIRAYGVQDRFIVESESRVDFNQVCYFPSIIANRWLAVRLEMVGNLIILFAALFAVLGRETMNPGLVGLSVSYALQITQTLNWLVRMTSDVETNIVAVERIKEYGETKQEAAWDLPNSNLPRDWPEQGRVEFQDFQVRYREGLELVLKGITFAVEGGEKVGIVGRTGAGKSSLTLALFRIIESAGGKIVIDGQDISKLGLHALRSRLTIIPQDPVLFSGTLRINLDPFNIHSDEDIWKALEHAHLKSFVKGLTAGINHEVSEGGENLSVGQRQLICLARALLRKTKVLILDEATAAVDLETDDLIQRTIRTEFKDCTVLTIAHRLNTIMDYDKVIILDKGQISEFAAPSELLQNKSSAFYSMAKDAGLV, via the exons ATGGAAGCCCATCCGATGGACGACTTTTGCGGGTCCCGATTTTGG GACCAAAATTTAACATGGTACACGGAGGATCCGGATTTGACAACATGTTTCCAACAGACGGTGCTCGTATGGACGCCCTGTGCCTTTCTGTGGGTTTTCTCACTGATTGAGCTGTACTACCTGCGAAACAGCCGCAATCGCAACGTTCCCTGGAGCGTGTTGAATATCACAAAATTAGCTATCGTTAGCACGTTGATTGTGCTAACCATCGTAGATCTAATCAAGGCAATCTCAACGGACGAGGCGGTGGCGCCGGTCTACTTTTACACCCCGGTGATAAAAATCGCCACTTTC GCTTTTGCTGCGGGGCTAATATACTTAAATAAGTTCTATGGAATGCGAACGTCCGGGTTGATGTTCCTTTTCTGGGGCTTCCTCGTCCTCTGCAGCATTCCACGCTGTCGGACCGAAGCTCGGGCACACCAACGCCGGCAGGAAGCCGATTCGTGGGCAGATTATCATTTTGCCAGTTTCTTTATTTTCTTCGCCGGATCGTGCCTAATGTTCCTGCTGAACTTCGTCATCGACAAAGCACCACAACAGACAAAATACGAAATAACGGACAAGGATTGCCCGGAACTGTCAGCTACTTTCCCATCCCGATTAGTTTTCGGATGGTTCGACAAACTGGCTTGGACTGGGTTCAAGAAACCTCTGGTAAACGACGATCTCTGGAATATGAAACCAGAGGATGCTTCCAAGGAAGTGTCTCCGTTATTTATGAAATATTGGAACGAAACACTGGAGAAAACGTACAAAACTCGGAAGGTGCACGACGTTACTAGTACCGCTAGTTTCAAAAAGCAGTCGGCTCGTGTAGATTTCAAGACGATCAAGACCAAGAAAATTGCGTCGATTCTACCAGCTCTCATTAAAGCTTTCGGTCCTACGTTTGCTTTCGGGTCTTTTCTGAAATTGGGGCAAGATATTTTGACCTTTGCTTCTCCGCAAATCCTGAGACTGATCATCAATTTTGTCGGCGGTGAGGAACCTTTGTGGAAAGGTATTTTCTACGCACTTTTGCTATTCTTCGTAGCCGGAACGCAAACTCTGTTTTTGGCACAGTATTTCAACCGGATGTTCTTTGTCGGATTGCGAATTCGCACGGCGCTCATCAGTGCCATCTACCGGAAGGCTCTGATCATTTCCAACAGCGCTCGGAAAGGTTCGACCGTGGGTGAAATCGTCAATCTGATGGCCGTCGATGCCCAGCGCTTCATGGATCTGACTACATACATCAACATGTTGTGGAGTGCACCGCTGCAGATTGCCCTGGCGCTGTTTTTCCTGTGGGAAATTTTGGGCCCGTCGGTGCTGGCCGGGCTGGCTGTGATGATTATCCTAATTCCCGTCAACGGGGTCATTGCCAACAAAATCAAAACGCTGCAAATCAAGCAGATGAAAAATAAGGATGAACGAGTCAAACTGATGAACGAAGTGCTGAGTGGCATTAAG GTCCTGAAACTCTACGCTTGGGAGCCAAGTTTTGAGCAGCAAATTCTGAAAATCCGCGACAAGGAAGTTAAAGTGCTTAAATCGGCTGCTTATTTGAATGCTGGAACATCGTTCATCTGGTCGTGTGCTCCATTCTTG GTTTCGCTTATCACCTTTTCCGTGTACGTTCTGTCCGATGAGAAAAATGTGCTGACCCCTGTGAAGGCATTCGTTTGCCTCACGCTGTTCGATATCCTTAAACTTCCTCTGGTGCTCCTACCCATGTTGATAGTGTACATGGTAGAG ACTAGCGTATCCGTGAAACGTATCAACAAATTCCTCAATCAAGAAGAACTTGACCCGGACAACGTTACGCACGACGAAAAGGAGT CTTGTCCCCTGGTAATTGAAGATGGTGTGTTCTCGTGGGGTGACGATGAAACCACTCTGCGGAATATCAACATAAAGGTACAGAAGAATGAGCTGGCCGCCATCGTAGGTACGGTCGGATCCGGCAAAAGTTCGGTATTGTCTGCCTTCCTGGGAGAGATGGATAAAATTTCCGGTCGGGTGAATACGATTGGGAAAATCGCCTACGTCAGTCAGCAAGCGTGGATTCAGAACGCTACTCTGCAGGACAACATTCTGTTCGGTAAACCGATGGATACCAAGCTGTACAATAAGGTTATTGCGGCATGTGCGCTGAAACCGGACATTGAAATGCTGCCGGGCGGAGATCAGACGGAAATCGGTGAGAAGGGTATTAACTTGTCTGGTGGTCAGAAGCAGCGTGTTTCGTTGGCTCGAGCTGTATATAGCGATGCGGATATATACTTCTTGGACGATCCATTGAGTGCCGTGGATTCGCACGTTGGAAAGCACATTTTCGAGCAGGTCATCGGCGAAAACGGACTGCTAGCCAAGAAAACTCGCGTACTGGTGACGCATGGTATTACGTATCTGCCGAATACGAATGTGATATACGTCATGAAAGATGGTGAAATTTCCGAATCTGGCTCATATCAGGAGCTGATGGAGAAGAAGGGAGCATTTGCAGATTTCCTAATTCAGCATCTGCAGGAGGTAAACGAGGAAGAGgaagacatcgatgagatcaagGCGCAACTGGAATCGAATGTTAGCAGCGAGGAGCTGAAACATAAATTTGAACGAGCCATCAGTAAACGATCAAGAAGTGGTAGCACTTCATCTGGTGGAAATGAGTCGTTTTCCAGACAAAACTCCGACATCAGTGGGAGCCAGAGCAGTTTAAGGCGAAGAACTCCGGAAAAGAAAATACCAGAAGAGGCGCAGAAGAACAAGCTGATTGAACAGGAAAAGTCGGAAACGGGAAGT GTGAAATGGGAAGTCTACAAACATTATCTGAAAAGTATTGGCCTTACGCTCTCGGTGGCTACGGTGTTTCTGAACATGATATTCCAAGGATTTTCGATAGGATCTAACTTGTGGCTCTCAAGGTGGTCGACCGACGAAGCGGCAGAAAATGATACCAGCGTCAGAGATATGTACTTGGGAGTGTACGGCGCTTTTGGTGCCGGCCAAG TTTTGGTTCAGTTTGTTGGTTCACTAACATTTGCACTAGGCGCTATACTAGCGGCCAAAGCCATGCATGAAGCCTTACTCGCGTATGTTCTCAGGTGGCCGATGGCACTGTTCGACACCACTCCGCTCGGCCGCGTTCTGAACCGGTTCTCGAAGGACGTGGACACGGTAGACAATGTCTTGCCGCAACTTGTGCGCTCTTTTCTGACTATGTTTTTTTCG GTGGTAGCCACGTTGGTGGTAATCAGTATCTCAACTCCGATTTTCGCCGCCGTTATCGTACCGATCGGTATTCTGTACTACGCTGTGCAACGCTTCTACGTGGCCACATCGCGGCAACTGAAGCGTCTGGAATCGGTGTCCCGCTCGCCAATCTACTCACACTTTGGTGAATCGATCCAGGGAGCACAAACCATTCGTGCCTATGGCGTTCAGGATCG GTTCATTGTTGAATCGGAATCTCGCGTGGATTTCAACCAGGTATGCTATTTCCCAAGTATCATCGCCAACCGATGGCTGGCCGTCCGTTTGGAGATGGTCGGAAATCTGATCATTCTGTTTGCCGCCCTTTTCGCTGTTCTGGGACGAGAGACCATGAACCCCGGTCTGGTGGGTTTGTCGGTTTCCTATGCGTTGCAAATCACCCAAACTCTGAATTGGTTGGTCCGGATGACATCCGATGTCGAGACGAACATTGTTGCGGTGGAACGTATCAAGGAGTACGGAGAGACGAAGCAAGAAGCCGCTTGGGACCTGCCGAACAGCAACTTGCCACGCGACTGGCCGGAACAGGGACGTGTCGAGTTCCAAGACTTCCAGGTGCGATATCGGGAAGGGCTTGAGTTAGTGCTGAAAGGCATCACATTCGCCGTGGAAGGTGGTGAGAAAGTAGGAATCGTTGGTCGAACCGGTGCCGGAAAGTCTAGCTTGACGCTGGCTTTGTTCCGCATTATTGAGTCTGCCGGTGGAAAGATCGTTATTGATGGGCAGGACATTTCTAAGCTTGGCCTGCACGCGTTGCGATCGCGATTGACCATCATTCCACAGGATCCAGTTCTCTTCTCTGGAACTCTGCGTATCAATCTGGATCCGTTCAATATACATTCCGATGAAGATATATGGAAAGCATTGGAACATGCTCATCTTAAATCTTTCGTGAAAG GTCTAACGGCCGGCATCAACCACGAGGTGAGCGAAGGCGGAGAAAATCTGTCCGTTGGCCAAAGGCAGTTGATTTGCCTTGCGCGTGCTTTACTGCGTAAAACTAAAGTACTTATTCTGGACGAAGCCACTGCTGCTGTAGATCTGGAAACCGATGATCTTATTCAG AGAACTATCCGTACCGAGTTCAAGGATTGTACGGTCCTAACGATAGCGCATCGGCTCAACACCATCATGGATTACGATAAAGTGATCATCCTGGACAAGGGTCAAATTTCTGAGTTCGCTGCACCAAGCGAACTCCTTCAGAACAAATCGTCGGCTTTCTATAGCATGGCCAAGGATGCTGGATTAGTGTAA
- the LOC109400294 gene encoding multidrug resistance-associated protein 1 isoform X8, with amino-acid sequence MEAHPMDDFCGSRFWDQNLTWYTEDPDLTTCFQQTVLVWTPCAFLWVFSLIELYYLRNSRNRNVPWSVLNITKLAIVSTLIVLTIVDLIKAISTDEAVAPVYFYTPVIKIATFAFAAGLIYLNKFYGMRTSGLMFLFWGFLVLCSIPRCRTEARAHQRRQEADSWADYHFASFFIFFAGSCLMFLLNFVIDKAPQQTKYEITDKDCPELSATFPSRLVFGWFDKLAWTGFKKPLVNDDLWNMKPEDASKEVSPLFMKYWNETLEKTYKTRKVHDVTSTASFKKQSARVDFKTIKTKKIASILPALIKAFGPTFAFGSFLKLGQDILTFASPQILRLIINFVGGEEPLWKGIFYALLLFFVAGTQTLFLAQYFNRMFFVGLRIRTALISAIYRKALIISNSARKGSTVGEIVNLMAVDAQRFMDLTTYINMLWSAPLQIALALFFLWEILGPSVLAGLAVMIILIPVNGVIANKIKTLQIKQMKNKDERVKLMNEVLSGIKVLKLYAWEPSFEQQILKIRDKEVKVLKSAAYLNAGTSFIWSCAPFLVSLVTFATYVMVDENNVLNATTAFVSLALFNILRFPLSMLPMLISNMVQTSVSVKRINKFLNQEELDPDNVTHDEKESCPLVIEDGVFSWGDDETTLRNINIKVQKNELAAIVGTVGSGKSSVLSAFLGEMDKISGRVNTIGKIAYVSQQAWIQNATLQDNILFGKPMDTKLYNKVIAACALKPDIEMLPGGDQTEIGEKGINLSGGQKQRVSLARAVYSDADIYFLDDPLSAVDSHVGKHIFEQVIGENGLLAKKTRVLVTHGITYLPNTNVIYVMKDGEISESGSYQELMEKKGAFADFLIQHLQEVNEEEEDIDEIKAQLESNVSSEELKHKFERAISKRSRSGSTSSGGNESFSRQNSDISGSQSSLRRRTPEKKIPEEAQKNKLIEQEKSETGSVKWEVYKHYLKSIGLTLSVATVFLNMIFQGFSIGSNLWLSRWSTDEAAENDTSVRDMYLGVYGAFGAGQVFTVLLSTLALYVGALSASRILHKQLLQNVLRAPLASFFDVTPLGRILNRFSKDVDTTDTDLPATLRAWSACFFGVVATLVVISISTPIFAAVIVPIGILYYAVQRFYVATSRQLKRLESVSRSPIYSHFGESIQGAQTIRAYGVQDRFIVESESRVDFNQVCYFPSIIANRWLAVRLEMVGNLIILFAALFAVLGRETMNPGLVGLSVSYALQITQTLNWLVRMTSDVETNIVAVERIKEYGETKQEAAWDLPNSNLPRDWPEQGRVEFQDFQVRYREGLELVLKGITFAVEGGEKVGIVGRTGAGKSSLTLALFRIIESAGGKIVIDGQDISKLGLHALRSRLTIIPQDPVLFSGTLRINLDPFNIHSDEDIWKALEHAHLKSFVKGLTAGINHEVSEGGENLSVGQRQLICLARALLRKTKVLILDEATAAVDLETDDLIQRTIRTEFKDCTVLTIAHRLNTIMDYDKVIILDKGQISEFAAPSELLQNKSSAFYSMAKDAGLV; translated from the exons ATGGAAGCCCATCCGATGGACGACTTTTGCGGGTCCCGATTTTGG GACCAAAATTTAACATGGTACACGGAGGATCCGGATTTGACAACATGTTTCCAACAGACGGTGCTCGTATGGACGCCCTGTGCCTTTCTGTGGGTTTTCTCACTGATTGAGCTGTACTACCTGCGAAACAGCCGCAATCGCAACGTTCCCTGGAGCGTGTTGAATATCACAAAATTAGCTATCGTTAGCACGTTGATTGTGCTAACCATCGTAGATCTAATCAAGGCAATCTCAACGGACGAGGCGGTGGCGCCGGTCTACTTTTACACCCCGGTGATAAAAATCGCCACTTTC GCTTTTGCTGCGGGGCTAATATACTTAAATAAGTTCTATGGAATGCGAACGTCCGGGTTGATGTTCCTTTTCTGGGGCTTCCTCGTCCTCTGCAGCATTCCACGCTGTCGGACCGAAGCTCGGGCACACCAACGCCGGCAGGAAGCCGATTCGTGGGCAGATTATCATTTTGCCAGTTTCTTTATTTTCTTCGCCGGATCGTGCCTAATGTTCCTGCTGAACTTCGTCATCGACAAAGCACCACAACAGACAAAATACGAAATAACGGACAAGGATTGCCCGGAACTGTCAGCTACTTTCCCATCCCGATTAGTTTTCGGATGGTTCGACAAACTGGCTTGGACTGGGTTCAAGAAACCTCTGGTAAACGACGATCTCTGGAATATGAAACCAGAGGATGCTTCCAAGGAAGTGTCTCCGTTATTTATGAAATATTGGAACGAAACACTGGAGAAAACGTACAAAACTCGGAAGGTGCACGACGTTACTAGTACCGCTAGTTTCAAAAAGCAGTCGGCTCGTGTAGATTTCAAGACGATCAAGACCAAGAAAATTGCGTCGATTCTACCAGCTCTCATTAAAGCTTTCGGTCCTACGTTTGCTTTCGGGTCTTTTCTGAAATTGGGGCAAGATATTTTGACCTTTGCTTCTCCGCAAATCCTGAGACTGATCATCAATTTTGTCGGCGGTGAGGAACCTTTGTGGAAAGGTATTTTCTACGCACTTTTGCTATTCTTCGTAGCCGGAACGCAAACTCTGTTTTTGGCACAGTATTTCAACCGGATGTTCTTTGTCGGATTGCGAATTCGCACGGCGCTCATCAGTGCCATCTACCGGAAGGCTCTGATCATTTCCAACAGCGCTCGGAAAGGTTCGACCGTGGGTGAAATCGTCAATCTGATGGCCGTCGATGCCCAGCGCTTCATGGATCTGACTACATACATCAACATGTTGTGGAGTGCACCGCTGCAGATTGCCCTGGCGCTGTTTTTCCTGTGGGAAATTTTGGGCCCGTCGGTGCTGGCCGGGCTGGCTGTGATGATTATCCTAATTCCCGTCAACGGGGTCATTGCCAACAAAATCAAAACGCTGCAAATCAAGCAGATGAAAAATAAGGATGAACGAGTCAAACTGATGAACGAAGTGCTGAGTGGCATTAAG GTCCTGAAACTCTACGCTTGGGAGCCAAGTTTTGAGCAGCAAATTCTGAAAATCCGCGACAAGGAAGTTAAAGTGCTTAAATCGGCTGCTTATTTGAATGCTGGAACATCGTTCATCTGGTCGTGTGCTCCATTCTTG GTATCATTAGTTACCTTCGCAACCTATGTCATGGTGGATGAGAATAACGTCCTGAATGCTACCACAGCTTTCGTCTCACTCGCACTCTTCAACATCCTTCGGTTTCCGCTCTCGATGTTACCTATGCTCATCTCTAACATGGTGCAA ACTAGCGTATCCGTGAAACGTATCAACAAATTCCTCAATCAAGAAGAACTTGACCCGGACAACGTTACGCACGACGAAAAGGAGT CTTGTCCCCTGGTAATTGAAGATGGTGTGTTCTCGTGGGGTGACGATGAAACCACTCTGCGGAATATCAACATAAAGGTACAGAAGAATGAGCTGGCCGCCATCGTAGGTACGGTCGGATCCGGCAAAAGTTCGGTATTGTCTGCCTTCCTGGGAGAGATGGATAAAATTTCCGGTCGGGTGAATACGATTGGGAAAATCGCCTACGTCAGTCAGCAAGCGTGGATTCAGAACGCTACTCTGCAGGACAACATTCTGTTCGGTAAACCGATGGATACCAAGCTGTACAATAAGGTTATTGCGGCATGTGCGCTGAAACCGGACATTGAAATGCTGCCGGGCGGAGATCAGACGGAAATCGGTGAGAAGGGTATTAACTTGTCTGGTGGTCAGAAGCAGCGTGTTTCGTTGGCTCGAGCTGTATATAGCGATGCGGATATATACTTCTTGGACGATCCATTGAGTGCCGTGGATTCGCACGTTGGAAAGCACATTTTCGAGCAGGTCATCGGCGAAAACGGACTGCTAGCCAAGAAAACTCGCGTACTGGTGACGCATGGTATTACGTATCTGCCGAATACGAATGTGATATACGTCATGAAAGATGGTGAAATTTCCGAATCTGGCTCATATCAGGAGCTGATGGAGAAGAAGGGAGCATTTGCAGATTTCCTAATTCAGCATCTGCAGGAGGTAAACGAGGAAGAGgaagacatcgatgagatcaagGCGCAACTGGAATCGAATGTTAGCAGCGAGGAGCTGAAACATAAATTTGAACGAGCCATCAGTAAACGATCAAGAAGTGGTAGCACTTCATCTGGTGGAAATGAGTCGTTTTCCAGACAAAACTCCGACATCAGTGGGAGCCAGAGCAGTTTAAGGCGAAGAACTCCGGAAAAGAAAATACCAGAAGAGGCGCAGAAGAACAAGCTGATTGAACAGGAAAAGTCGGAAACGGGAAGT GTGAAATGGGAAGTCTACAAACATTATCTGAAAAGTATTGGCCTTACGCTCTCGGTGGCTACGGTGTTTCTGAACATGATATTCCAAGGATTTTCGATAGGATCTAACTTGTGGCTCTCAAGGTGGTCGACCGACGAAGCGGCAGAAAATGATACCAGCGTCAGAGATATGTACTTGGGAGTGTACGGCGCTTTTGGTGCCGGCCAAG TGTTTACGGTGCTTCTGTCCACGTTGGCCCTGTATGTTGGGGCGCTGAGCGCATCACGTATCCTGCACAAGCAGttgctccaaaatgtgctccgGGCACCATTGGCTTCGTTTTTCGACGTTACTCCGTTGGGCCGGATATTGAATCGCTTCAGCAAGGACGTCGACACAACCGACACTGATCTGCCGGCCACGCTCCGTGCCTGGAGTGCCTGCTTCTTCGGG GTGGTAGCCACGTTGGTGGTAATCAGTATCTCAACTCCGATTTTCGCCGCCGTTATCGTACCGATCGGTATTCTGTACTACGCTGTGCAACGCTTCTACGTGGCCACATCGCGGCAACTGAAGCGTCTGGAATCGGTGTCCCGCTCGCCAATCTACTCACACTTTGGTGAATCGATCCAGGGAGCACAAACCATTCGTGCCTATGGCGTTCAGGATCG GTTCATTGTTGAATCGGAATCTCGCGTGGATTTCAACCAGGTATGCTATTTCCCAAGTATCATCGCCAACCGATGGCTGGCCGTCCGTTTGGAGATGGTCGGAAATCTGATCATTCTGTTTGCCGCCCTTTTCGCTGTTCTGGGACGAGAGACCATGAACCCCGGTCTGGTGGGTTTGTCGGTTTCCTATGCGTTGCAAATCACCCAAACTCTGAATTGGTTGGTCCGGATGACATCCGATGTCGAGACGAACATTGTTGCGGTGGAACGTATCAAGGAGTACGGAGAGACGAAGCAAGAAGCCGCTTGGGACCTGCCGAACAGCAACTTGCCACGCGACTGGCCGGAACAGGGACGTGTCGAGTTCCAAGACTTCCAGGTGCGATATCGGGAAGGGCTTGAGTTAGTGCTGAAAGGCATCACATTCGCCGTGGAAGGTGGTGAGAAAGTAGGAATCGTTGGTCGAACCGGTGCCGGAAAGTCTAGCTTGACGCTGGCTTTGTTCCGCATTATTGAGTCTGCCGGTGGAAAGATCGTTATTGATGGGCAGGACATTTCTAAGCTTGGCCTGCACGCGTTGCGATCGCGATTGACCATCATTCCACAGGATCCAGTTCTCTTCTCTGGAACTCTGCGTATCAATCTGGATCCGTTCAATATACATTCCGATGAAGATATATGGAAAGCATTGGAACATGCTCATCTTAAATCTTTCGTGAAAG GTCTAACGGCCGGCATCAACCACGAGGTGAGCGAAGGCGGAGAAAATCTGTCCGTTGGCCAAAGGCAGTTGATTTGCCTTGCGCGTGCTTTACTGCGTAAAACTAAAGTACTTATTCTGGACGAAGCCACTGCTGCTGTAGATCTGGAAACCGATGATCTTATTCAG AGAACTATCCGTACCGAGTTCAAGGATTGTACGGTCCTAACGATAGCGCATCGGCTCAACACCATCATGGATTACGATAAAGTGATCATCCTGGACAAGGGTCAAATTTCTGAGTTCGCTGCACCAAGCGAACTCCTTCAGAACAAATCGTCGGCTTTCTATAGCATGGCCAAGGATGCTGGATTAGTGTAA